The SAR202 cluster bacterium genome window below encodes:
- a CDS encoding Gfo/Idh/MocA family oxidoreductase: MAQETVRIGIVGFGRNTRERHYPGFKALKGVELVSVANRSRESGDRIAEEFDIPKVYDHWTELVAAEDSEAIMIGTWPYMHCQIVLAALAAGKHVLTEARMAMDSAQARMMLEASREKPHLVSMVVPSPFTLKYDKTVQEVISKGLLGDLLAIDLLGNDATFINREAPLHWRHNRDLSGYNILNMGIWYEAILRWVGPAVKVQAMTQVNVNRRKDGEGVVRAVTVPDHVEAVCQMACGALAHMRFGSVTGLARAPEAWLFGSEGTLQVDMGAGVIRAGKRGEKELKDYPISPSKQGKWRVEEEFVNAVRGVEKVTHTSFEDGVRYMEFTEAVTRSAQSGMAVGLPL, translated from the coding sequence ATGGCGCAGGAGACGGTACGGATAGGGATTGTGGGGTTTGGGAGGAATACGCGGGAGCGGCACTACCCCGGGTTCAAGGCGCTGAAGGGGGTGGAGCTGGTGAGTGTGGCAAATCGGTCAAGGGAGTCGGGGGATAGGATTGCGGAGGAGTTCGACATACCGAAGGTGTATGACCACTGGACGGAGCTGGTGGCGGCGGAGGACAGCGAGGCCATCATGATCGGGACGTGGCCGTATATGCACTGCCAGATTGTGCTAGCGGCGCTGGCGGCGGGGAAGCACGTGCTGACTGAGGCGCGGATGGCGATGGACTCGGCGCAGGCGAGGATGATGCTGGAGGCGTCGAGGGAGAAGCCGCACCTGGTGTCGATGGTGGTGCCGTCGCCGTTCACGCTGAAGTACGACAAGACGGTACAGGAGGTCATATCGAAGGGTCTGCTGGGCGACTTACTGGCGATTGATTTGCTGGGGAACGACGCCACGTTTATAAATCGAGAAGCGCCGCTGCACTGGCGGCATAATCGCGATTTGAGCGGGTACAACATTTTGAACATGGGGATATGGTACGAGGCGATACTTCGGTGGGTGGGGCCGGCGGTGAAGGTGCAGGCGATGACGCAGGTGAATGTGAACCGTCGGAAGGACGGGGAGGGTGTAGTAAGGGCGGTGACGGTACCGGACCACGTGGAGGCGGTGTGCCAGATGGCGTGCGGGGCGCTGGCGCACATGCGGTTCGGCTCGGTGACGGGGCTGGCCCGTGCGCCGGAGGCGTGGCTGTTCGGCAGCGAGGGTACGCTGCAGGTGGACATGGGGGCGGGGGTTATTCGGGCGGGAAAGCGAGGGGAGAAGGAGTTGAAGGACTACCCGATATCGCCGTCTAAGCAGGGGAAGTGGAGGGTGGAGGAGGAGTTTGTGAACGCGGTTCGGGGCGTGGAGAAGGTGACGCACACGAGTTTTGAGGACGGCGTGAGGTATATGGAGTTCACGGAGGCGGTGACTCGTAGCGCGCAGTCGGGGATGGCGGTGGGGTTGCCGTTGTAG
- a CDS encoding MFS transporter, with the protein PLPSSLSFSPKDTTILLRQKLSRVFHGWWIVVIAFLVNALTTGVYYQGMSIFLLPIQRDLEISRAAASLPITVARLLGGLQGPAFGFLIDKHGPARVLFAAAFLCGLGFILLGFVDSYFLYFLVFVFVISMGFQSGIDSPTMTAIGRWFVKKRTSALTWSGVGYPFGGAVIVPLLALGVGTFDWRITSIALGGIIWALVLPLALRVKDSPESMGLEPDGVLQSSSDGAPRAPAYSQYDFSVREAMSTRAYWQLAINLGLRSMVWGAIGVHLVGIWADKGLSESTAGVLVGLTALMGMPMTLVFGWLAVRWTKRKALVLADVMLASGFLFLLLIGQAHIWQMVIVSIFWSPNQGVWSLSWALLADVFGRKNFGTLRGGIIAIWSFMSFSTPFLAGLVFDETGSYTIVIAAALLLGLINLALDWTQPSEVLHQTQRQPVTL; encoded by the coding sequence CCTTTACCATCCTCCCTCAGCTTTTCGCCCAAGGACACTACCATACTCCTGCGCCAAAAACTCAGCCGCGTCTTCCACGGCTGGTGGATCGTCGTCATCGCCTTCCTGGTCAACGCCCTCACCACCGGCGTCTACTACCAGGGCATGTCCATCTTCCTCCTCCCCATCCAGCGTGACCTTGAAATCAGCCGCGCCGCCGCCTCCCTTCCCATCACCGTCGCCCGGCTCCTCGGCGGTCTCCAGGGCCCCGCCTTCGGCTTCCTCATCGACAAACACGGCCCCGCTCGAGTCCTCTTCGCTGCCGCCTTTCTTTGCGGCCTCGGCTTCATCCTCCTGGGCTTCGTGGACAGCTATTTTCTCTACTTCCTGGTCTTCGTCTTCGTTATCAGCATGGGCTTCCAGTCCGGCATCGACTCCCCCACCATGACGGCCATTGGACGCTGGTTCGTCAAAAAACGCACCTCCGCCCTGACCTGGTCCGGCGTCGGCTACCCCTTCGGCGGCGCCGTCATCGTCCCCCTACTGGCCCTGGGCGTCGGCACCTTCGACTGGCGCATCACTTCCATAGCCCTCGGCGGCATCATCTGGGCCCTGGTCCTCCCCCTTGCCCTCCGAGTCAAAGACTCCCCGGAAAGCATGGGCCTCGAGCCCGACGGCGTCCTCCAATCTTCCTCCGACGGCGCGCCCAGGGCTCCTGCCTACTCCCAGTACGACTTCAGCGTCCGCGAGGCCATGTCCACCCGCGCCTACTGGCAGCTGGCGATTAATCTTGGCCTTCGCTCCATGGTCTGGGGCGCCATCGGCGTCCATCTCGTCGGCATCTGGGCCGACAAAGGCCTATCTGAGTCCACCGCCGGCGTCCTGGTGGGCCTTACCGCCCTCATGGGCATGCCCATGACCCTGGTCTTCGGCTGGCTCGCCGTTCGATGGACCAAACGCAAGGCCCTAGTCCTCGCCGACGTTATGCTGGCCTCCGGTTTCCTTTTCCTTCTCCTCATCGGCCAGGCCCACATCTGGCAAATGGTAATCGTATCCATATTCTGGTCGCCCAACCAGGGCGTCTGGTCTCTAAGCTGGGCGTTGCTGGCCGACGTCTTTGGCCGCAAGAACTTCGGCACCCTGCGAGGGGGCATCATCGCCATCTGGAGCTTCATGAGCTTCTCCACGCCCTTCCTCGCCGGCCTCGTCTTCGACGAAACCGGCAGCTACACCATCGTCATTGCCGCCGCCCTGCTCCTCGGCCTCATCAACTTGGCCCTAGACTGGACCCAACCCAGCGAAGTACTCCATCAAACCCAGCGCCAGCCCGTAACCCTCTAG